A stretch of the Campylobacter sp. 19-13652 genome encodes the following:
- the groES gene encoding co-chaperone GroES — protein sequence MNFQPLGKRVLVERVEETKTTATGIIIPDNAKEKPLSGEVKAVGSEVENVKVGDKVVFAKYGGTEVSLEGKNYLVLNIDDVLGVIK from the coding sequence ATGAACTTTCAACCATTAGGCAAGCGTGTATTAGTCGAGCGTGTAGAAGAGACTAAGACAACAGCTACTGGCATTATTATACCTGACAATGCCAAAGAAAAACCTTTAAGCGGCGAAGTAAAAGCTGTAGGTAGCGAAGTAGAAAATGTAAAAGTCGGCGATAAGGTCGTTTTCGCTAAATACGGCGGCACTGAAGTAAGCCTAGAGGGCAAAAACTACCTAGTACTAAACATCGACGACGTCCTAGGCGTAATAAAATAA
- the hpf gene encoding ribosome hibernation-promoting factor, HPF/YfiA family, translated as MNTSITGKQFELTEPIKNYVVSSFETLEKYNLDIISVKCVISADERQGKKGFSVELILNLAHKETIVVRQKNKDLYAAVDEATSRAAKVLRREHDRRTTVKGKDDDKSERQSVGIEAIELENIDEIVPMELELYKPLEIEEALEKLKGDESMQFFVFYDMDAKMRVIYKRKDGKFGLY; from the coding sequence ATGAATACAAGCATCACAGGCAAACAGTTTGAGCTAACCGAACCGATTAAAAACTATGTCGTATCGTCGTTTGAGACGCTTGAGAAATATAACCTAGACATCATATCCGTAAAATGCGTAATAAGTGCTGATGAGAGGCAGGGTAAAAAGGGCTTTAGTGTGGAGTTAATTCTAAATCTAGCCCATAAAGAAACCATCGTCGTAAGGCAGAAAAATAAAGACCTGTACGCTGCTGTTGATGAGGCTACTAGCAGGGCAGCTAAGGTGCTTAGGCGTGAGCATGACAGACGCACTACCGTAAAAGGCAAAGACGACGATAAAAGTGAGCGTCAGAGTGTGGGGATTGAGGCAATTGAGCTAGAAAATATTGACGAAATCGTACCTATGGAGCTTGAGCTATATAAGCCACTTGAGATAGAGGAGGCTTTAGAAAAGCTTAAAGGTGACGAGAGTATGCAGTTTTTTGTTTTTTACGATATGGATGCGAAAATGCGTGTGATTTATAAACGTAAAGACGGAAAATTTGGGCTTTATTGA
- a CDS encoding type II secretion system protein, whose protein sequence is MAENIKFYSLKKPGFSLVELCVAILVFGVVARAIFYSNTLSYELLNSALKSQKLQSLNSAINIISAYYRSHIAQSVLSSEDKLLWVSANEYAQSSYLSLVDMSRSNREKIITKFKPSNILEAFSQSAGVDFASEFKVVAIFNGVSYNTSDFGYFGDNSLALVRASGDDILQIKPGYKGQISGAYTLASSAYALSFDKDSGAIWLYHDWHPWLDESLISAPKALIIDGLSGAKFSISEAGTEIELCIDEICAKEILL, encoded by the coding sequence ATGGCAGAAAATATAAAATTTTACAGCCTTAAAAAGCCTGGCTTTAGCTTGGTTGAGCTTTGTGTGGCTATTTTGGTTTTTGGCGTAGTAGCTAGGGCGATTTTTTATTCAAACACCCTAAGTTATGAGCTTTTAAACTCGGCTTTAAAATCCCAAAAACTTCAATCTTTAAACTCAGCCATTAATATAATTAGCGCTTATTATCGTTCCCATATTGCCCAAAGCGTTTTATCTAGCGAGGATAAGCTACTTTGGGTTAGTGCTAATGAATATGCGCAAAGCTCGTATTTATCACTTGTTGATATGAGTAGGAGCAATAGGGAGAAAATTATTACTAAATTTAAACCCTCAAACATTTTAGAGGCATTTTCGCAAAGTGCTGGGGTGGATTTTGCTAGTGAGTTTAAGGTGGTGGCTATTTTTAATGGAGTGAGTTATAATACCAGTGATTTTGGCTATTTTGGGGATAATTCTCTTGCCTTGGTTAGAGCAAGTGGTGATGACATTTTGCAGATTAAGCCTGGCTATAAAGGGCAAATAAGCGGCGCGTATACTCTGGCATCTAGTGCGTATGCTTTAAGCTTTGATAAAGATAGTGGAGCAATTTGGCTTTATCATGATTGGCATCCGTGGCTTGATGAGAGTCTTATTAGTGCGCCAAAGGCACTGATAATAGATGGGCTTAGTGGGGCTAAATTTAGTATTAGCGAGGCTGGGACGGAGATTGAGCTTTGCATTGATGAGATATGTGCTAAAGAGATTTTGCTATGA
- a CDS encoding type II secretion system protein produces MQSRLLKGFSLVELCFAIIILGISISAVLPISKVALSAKNSQESLQALVAQKQILATRLKERSGGIGKDSEFCDKYGFGCFDKSPKAPQIQSDTLNLTLPVAPKNFTWQKI; encoded by the coding sequence ATGCAAAGCAGGCTTTTAAAGGGCTTTAGCCTAGTTGAGCTTTGCTTTGCTATTATTATACTTGGCATTAGCATATCTGCTGTACTGCCTATATCAAAGGTAGCATTAAGTGCTAAAAACTCACAAGAGAGCTTGCAGGCTCTAGTGGCTCAAAAGCAAATTTTAGCCACTAGATTAAAAGAGCGTAGTGGCGGTATCGGTAAAGATAGCGAATTTTGCGATAAATACGGCTTTGGCTGTTTTGATAAATCGCCTAAAGCACCCCAAATACAAAGCGATACTTTAAATCTCACTCTACCTGTTGCGCCTAAAAATTTTACATGGCAGAAAATATAA
- the fliW gene encoding flagellar assembly protein FliW: MILNVASPILGFEHIKSFELVEIDQFFVRLQSKDDATSFTAINPYALRSYDFEVPTYYEELMQINENSALRVYNIMVVAIPLENSTVNFIAPVVINLDNKTLSQVVLDVAKYPEYGQSERISDFLANSEESK, encoded by the coding sequence ATGATTTTGAATGTTGCAAGCCCTATTTTAGGCTTTGAGCATATTAAGAGCTTTGAGCTTGTTGAAATAGATCAGTTCTTTGTAAGGCTGCAAAGTAAAGACGATGCGACTTCATTTACTGCGATAAACCCTTATGCTTTGCGTAGCTATGATTTTGAGGTGCCAACATACTACGAGGAGCTTATGCAGATTAACGAAAACAGCGCTTTGCGTGTGTATAATATTATGGTTGTGGCTATTCCTCTTGAAAACTCAACTGTAAATTTCATCGCCCCAGTTGTGATAAATTTAGACAACAAAACCCTCTCTCAAGTCGTCCTAGACGTGGCAAAATATCCAGAATATGGACAATCGGAGCGCATATCTGATTTTTTGGCTAATTCTGAGGAGAGTAAATAA
- a CDS encoding outer membrane protein assembly factor BamD, which translates to MRHKFIAKSALTIFVVAFFVACSAKQDDGLYGLSPDAWYEQILEDIKSSDLENADKHYTSFSSEHVRSPLLEQMLLILAQAHARNEEYILANYYLDEYIKKYGDGGSKTEFAEFLKIKANFDSFTQPDRNQKLIEDSIAGIERFIYMYPNTQFRPLIETMLVKFKLANYFLQEQIKSLYERTGREISADIYTQRLENSPMKDADMIAPDLPWYRKIFE; encoded by the coding sequence ATGAGACATAAATTTATCGCCAAATCAGCCCTGACGATATTTGTAGTTGCGTTTTTTGTTGCTTGTAGTGCAAAGCAAGATGACGGACTTTATGGACTTAGCCCTGATGCGTGGTATGAGCAAATATTAGAGGATATAAAAAGCAGCGATTTAGAAAATGCTGATAAGCACTATACTTCATTTTCTAGCGAGCATGTAAGGTCGCCACTACTTGAGCAGATGCTTTTAATCCTAGCTCAAGCACACGCTAGAAACGAGGAGTATATACTGGCTAATTACTACCTAGACGAGTATATCAAAAAGTACGGCGATGGAGGGAGCAAGACCGAATTTGCTGAGTTTTTAAAGATAAAGGCAAACTTTGACTCATTTACTCAGCCAGATAGAAATCAAAAGCTAATCGAGGATAGCATAGCTGGCATTGAGCGCTTTATATATATGTATCCAAATACGCAATTTCGTCCGCTAATTGAGACAATGCTTGTTAAATTTAAACTAGCTAATTACTTTTTGCAAGAGCAAATAAAAAGCCTTTACGAGCGCACTGGGCGAGAAATATCCGCTGACATCTACACTCAAAGGCTAGAAAACTCGCCTATGAAAGATGCTGATATGATAGCGCCTGATTTACCATGGTATAGAAAGATATTTGAGTAG
- the lon gene encoding endopeptidase La, producing MQINENRIFPAELPIVVQEEFLYPFMITPLFFGAGDEDNIKAVELAKNTNNMILVVPSKSSDIRGIEDIYDAGVICTILRLQQLSEGRVKVLVQGYEKGRIIGAISPNPPVALVDRIRVIRPNEVQTEASLAVLRDNVRALASISHYFTPDLLKTIEESSEATRVCDIISSALRLKKSLAYELFIEPELEVRLEMLIEHIAEEIETNKLQKEIKNKTHSKIDKINKEYFLKEQLKQIQQELGTDTSRDEELQEYRDKLEAKKKFMPDDAYKEIKKQIEKLSRMHPDSADANTIQSYLDWVVEVPFEKLAKKKTSMAEVAKQLNEDHYSLAKPKERIEEYFALRELLALRGVSEKVNGGAILCFAGPPGVGKTSLANSIAKALKRELVRIALGGLEDVNELRGHRRTYIGAMPGRIVQGIIEAGQMNPVVVLDEIDKVGRSYRGDPTAVLLEILDPEQNNKFRDYYLNFNIDLSKIIFIATANDVGAIPAPLRDRMEFIHLSSYTPQEKFEIAKKYLIPQELKKHGLKPNDVSFDKAALNLLISDYTRESGVRNLRRRIADVLRKVAKSLLLDPDAPKAKITSKNLKDYLEKKVYEIEPADKKDRIGEVNGLAWTSVGGDVLRIEAVRIEGKGAMQITGQLGDVMKESASIAFSVIKVLIDRGELKIPAKIIPARPDDKRPLTPSDVYRRYDLHLHVPEGATPKDGPSAGITMATAIASILSDIKVRHDVAMTGELTLSGRVLPIGGLKEKLIAAFKAGIKTALIPRKNYDRDLADIPDEVKNSLQIIPVDKIEDVLELALKA from the coding sequence TTGCAAATAAATGAAAATAGAATTTTTCCAGCCGAGCTTCCGATAGTAGTCCAGGAGGAGTTTTTATATCCGTTTATGATTACTCCTTTATTTTTTGGTGCTGGCGATGAAGACAATATAAAAGCTGTCGAACTAGCCAAAAATACAAACAATATGATACTTGTAGTACCTAGCAAAAGCTCTGATATTAGGGGCATAGAAGATATATATGACGCTGGCGTAATATGTACGATACTCAGGCTTCAACAGCTAAGTGAAGGCAGGGTAAAAGTGCTAGTACAAGGCTACGAAAAAGGACGCATAATAGGAGCTATAAGCCCAAATCCACCGGTTGCACTAGTAGATCGCATACGAGTAATCCGCCCAAATGAGGTGCAAACTGAAGCCTCTTTAGCCGTATTGCGAGATAACGTAAGAGCCTTAGCCAGCATAAGCCACTATTTTACACCAGATCTATTAAAAACCATAGAGGAAAGCTCAGAAGCCACGAGAGTATGCGATATAATAAGCAGCGCACTTAGACTAAAAAAGAGCCTTGCTTATGAGCTTTTTATAGAGCCTGAGCTAGAGGTTAGGCTAGAAATGCTAATAGAGCATATAGCAGAGGAGATAGAGACAAATAAACTCCAAAAAGAGATAAAAAACAAAACTCACTCCAAAATAGACAAGATAAATAAAGAGTATTTCCTAAAAGAACAGCTAAAGCAAATCCAGCAAGAGCTAGGCACTGATACAAGCCGTGATGAGGAGCTGCAGGAGTATAGAGACAAGCTAGAAGCTAAGAAAAAATTTATGCCAGATGATGCGTATAAGGAGATAAAAAAGCAGATTGAAAAGCTAAGCCGTATGCACCCAGATAGCGCGGACGCCAACACTATCCAAAGCTACCTTGACTGGGTTGTGGAGGTGCCTTTTGAAAAGCTGGCTAAGAAAAAAACCTCAATGGCAGAGGTGGCAAAGCAGCTAAATGAGGACCACTACAGCCTAGCAAAGCCAAAAGAGCGGATTGAGGAGTATTTTGCCTTGCGTGAGCTTTTGGCTCTGCGTGGGGTGAGCGAGAAGGTAAATGGCGGGGCGATTTTGTGCTTTGCTGGCCCTCCAGGCGTGGGCAAAACCAGCCTAGCAAATTCCATCGCCAAAGCCCTAAAGCGTGAGCTAGTGCGTATCGCTCTGGGCGGGCTTGAAGACGTAAATGAGCTACGTGGGCACCGCCGCACCTACATAGGCGCTATGCCAGGGCGAATCGTGCAGGGTATAATCGAAGCTGGGCAGATGAACCCAGTCGTGGTGCTTGATGAGATAGATAAGGTAGGCAGGAGCTACCGCGGCGATCCGACGGCGGTGCTGCTTGAGATACTTGACCCTGAGCAGAATAATAAATTTAGGGATTATTATTTAAATTTTAACATCGACTTAAGCAAGATAATCTTTATCGCCACGGCAAACGATGTGGGTGCGATACCAGCGCCACTGCGAGATAGGATGGAGTTTATCCACCTAAGCAGCTACACCCCGCAGGAGAAATTTGAAATCGCTAAAAAATACCTAATCCCACAGGAGCTTAAAAAGCATGGGCTTAAGCCAAATGATGTGAGCTTTGATAAGGCGGCTTTAAATTTATTAATAAGCGACTACACTCGTGAAAGTGGCGTGAGAAATCTCCGCCGCCGCATAGCAGATGTGCTGCGTAAAGTCGCAAAGTCCCTACTGCTTGACCCAGACGCACCAAAGGCAAAAATCACGAGCAAAAACCTAAAAGACTACCTAGAAAAGAAAGTCTATGAGATAGAACCAGCCGATAAAAAAGACCGCATAGGCGAGGTAAATGGGCTAGCCTGGACTAGCGTGGGCGGCGATGTGCTGCGCATTGAGGCGGTGCGTATCGAGGGCAAGGGCGCTATGCAAATCACAGGGCAGCTAGGTGATGTAATGAAAGAGAGTGCGTCCATAGCCTTTAGCGTGATAAAGGTGCTAATAGATCGTGGCGAGCTAAAAATCCCAGCCAAAATCATACCAGCCCGCCCTGATGATAAGCGTCCGCTCACCCCAAGCGACGTCTATCGCCGATATGATCTGCACCTGCACGTCCCAGAGGGTGCGACGCCAAAGGATGGGCCAAGCGCAGGTATCACAATGGCAACTGCGATAGCCTCCATTCTAAGCGACATTAAAGTCCGCCACGACGTGGCAATGACTGGCGAGCTAACGCTAAGCGGACGAGTGCTGCCTATTGGTGGGCTAAAAGAAAAGCTCATCGCCGCCTTTAAAGCTGGCATAAAAACGGCGCTCATACCACGCAAAAACTACGACCGAGATTTGGCGGATATACCTGATGAAGTCAAAAACAGCCTGCAAATAATCCCAGTCGATAAAATCGAGGACGTATTGGAGCTAGCACTAAAAGCCTAA